In the genome of Falsirhodobacter halotolerans, the window GAGACTGCGACCGTTTCCAATGACGCCCGAGGAGATGCGGACCGGCGCAAGACGTCCGCGCCCTTCGGCCATGATCGCGCCAAGCCAGCGCACCGGCTGAAATCCATCATCCTTGGTCATCAGAAGATCGCCGACGACGATATCCTCCACCGGCATCGGCCCGTGATAGGTGTCGACCATCGTCCCGCGACTGACGCAGGCGGGCAATGGGACAAAGCTTTGCGGATCAGGTGCCAATTGCACGGCGGAACACACGGAAAAAGGGATCTGCCGCTATGGTAGCGTATTTCCGGGTCGCGGCAACGAAAAGACGGCCCCCGAAAGGGGGGCCGTCCAAGGTATGTCGTGAAAATTAGAAGTTGTAGTTCACGCCAATGCGGATCGTGCTGAATTCCGGCGTCGCTTCGGTGCGGTACACGCCCGTGTCGGACACATATTCGTCCTTGCCGTAGTTCGCGTATTCGTATTCGCCGCGGACCGACCAACGGTCGTTCAGCATACGCTCCAGACCCAGGCCGACGACGTAGCCGTCGATGTCGTCCTTTTCGTCGATCACGCCCAGGGGGCCGACAACCTTGTATTCCGAACGGGCTTTGGAATAACCGGCAAAGCCGTACAGCAGCGTGTCCGGGCGCACGGTATAGCCGAGCTGGCCGCGCAGCGTGCCCGCCCATTTGATCTTGCTTTCGGCGCGATAGCCGTTCTCTTGGGTGAAGTCGCTCACCTCACCGGCGCTGAACATCGCTTCGACACCATAGACGAAGTTGCTGCCCGGCTGCTGCCAGCGGTAACCGGTGTGGATGTTGGCGACGGCACCGTTCACGTCGGCGCTGCCGGCAACCGTGCGGGGGAACGAACCCGGCGCATCGGCCAGTGGGCGGATGCCAACTTCGTCATCGGCGCCGAAGGCATAGCCGAGGCCCGCACCGACATATCCGCCTGCGAAGCTGGGCGGCGGCGGGGGGACCACGACCGGGGTGACGACCGGTTCCGGCGTGACAACGACCGGGCCGCCGGCGAAAGCGGGCATTGCGAAGGCGGCAACCACGGTGCCGACGAAAATGGAACGAGCCATGGGCATGATCAGTACCTCATACGAGTGAGAACGGGGGAGCGTTGTGTATACCCCGAAGTGTATAGCAGCAGATGATCGGATCATCCCCATTGCCGTCTCAGTGGTAAATTTTGTTAATCTTGTGGCCGAACTGCATCACCGGGTATCGAATTCGATCC includes:
- a CDS encoding outer membrane protein; its protein translation is MARSIFVGTVVAAFAMPAFAGGPVVVTPEPVVTPVVVPPPPPSFAGGYVGAGLGYAFGADDEVGIRPLADAPGSFPRTVAGSADVNGAVANIHTGYRWQQPGSNFVYGVEAMFSAGEVSDFTQENGYRAESKIKWAGTLRGQLGYTVRPDTLLYGFAGYSKARSEYKVVGPLGVIDEKDDIDGYVVGLGLERMLNDRWSVRGEYEYANYGKDEYVSDTGVYRTEATPEFSTIRIGVNYNF